In Borreliella spielmanii, the genomic window ATTTACGTCATTTTGTCCATTTTTCTTAAACGTTAAATATCCCATAAAATTATTTGTAATGGGAATTACAGTTGCTATACCACTAAACTCGTCTATATCAGTGCATACTCCGTATAAATCATCCCCACCTCCAGCCTCAACTTCAAATTCTGATGAACCATCTTCACTAAAACTAAGCTTTACTCCTCGCTTATAGGGATATCCTTTGGCTGGATAATTTTCTATTTTGTCTTTACTGCTAGTCCAAACTCCACCAGAATTTGAATAAATTAGGTTTTTATCTCTAAAATCAACAGAATTACTAAGTAAACCGGCGTCTTGTTGGGGATTTTTCATTAATGCTTTAATTTCAGCAACTTTTTTATCAAATTCTTCTTTAATTTTCGTAATATCACTCATTCTAAACTCCTTTAAGCTATGCTTGTTCTTTTATTTCTTTTTAGATTTTCATAAAATTGTGCACGTTTTTGCTTGTAAGTATTACTTATAGCTTTTACAAACTCTGTAAAATTAATTGGCACAAAATTAGAATCAAGCAAACTTGCTTCTTCTGGACCAGAAACAATATTGCCTTTAATAGGGCTAATAGAAGAACTATTATTAGCATTTTTCCTTAATTTGATATTCACTTTAGCTAAAGAGACAAGTTGCTCTAATATCTCCCCATCGATATGGCTTATGTCTGATACTTTAGCAATAGCTTTAATTTGCTCGGTTGGAACAAACTTGCGAACAAGTTCCCTACGTTGTGCTTGCATAATGTCTTTTAGGGTGTATCCTTTTGCAAGTGTATCAATTTCATTTATTC contains:
- a CDS encoding DUF1357 family protein, yielding MIENQEKEVVEAQVKEDQQVKSDTRVISVGEFEEYIRLKEQANNTKPKETPRDLSINERITKELAEVEERERVEKQLLLEADRINEIDTLAKGYTLKDIMQAQRRELVRKFVPTEQIKAIAKVSDISHIDGEILEQLVSLAKVNIKLRKNANNSSSISPIKGNIVSGPEEASLLDSNFVPINFTEFVKAISNTYKQKRAQFYENLKRNKRTSIA
- a CDS encoding DUF228 domain-containing protein, translating into MSDITKIKEEFDKKVAEIKALMKNPQQDAGLLSNSVDFRDKNLIYSNSGGVWTSSKDKIENYPAKGYPYKRGVKLSFSEDGSSEFEVEAGGGDDLYGVCTDIDEFSGIATVIPITNNFMGYLTFKKNGQNDVNPGDKLHFNQHGELEKTTGAQKTVNAIALSKVHKLTEDLFIVLASVFGNRAIKG